One genomic segment of Streptomyces showdoensis includes these proteins:
- a CDS encoding ScbR family autoregulator-binding transcription factor gives MARQERAIRTRESILESMASLFIEVGYEAATIAALVERTGLTRGALYFHFPTKESMAHGVLARAVTREGILPQTYKLQEWVDLGLLLAHRLPREPMLRAAVQLSVDPKARTLFGTRWPDWIDLGQDLLVEAKERGELLPHAVPAEIARLAVGAWTGVQLVTEALPEDRALSEEIARLYQLILPNIASIGVLAKLDTSPYRAERLLDSAAVEEPVH, from the coding sequence GTGGCGCGGCAGGAGCGGGCTATCCGCACGCGTGAGTCCATCCTCGAGTCCATGGCGAGCCTCTTCATCGAGGTCGGCTACGAGGCCGCCACCATCGCGGCGCTCGTCGAGCGGACCGGGCTGACCCGTGGCGCCCTCTACTTCCACTTCCCCACCAAGGAATCGATGGCCCACGGCGTGCTCGCGCGCGCCGTGACCCGCGAAGGCATCCTTCCGCAGACGTACAAACTCCAGGAATGGGTCGACCTGGGACTCCTCCTGGCCCACCGGCTGCCCCGCGAGCCGATGCTCCGCGCCGCCGTCCAGCTCTCCGTGGACCCCAAGGCCCGGACCCTGTTCGGCACCCGCTGGCCGGACTGGATCGACCTGGGCCAGGACCTCCTCGTCGAGGCCAAGGAACGCGGCGAACTCCTCCCGCACGCCGTCCCCGCCGAGATCGCCCGACTGGCCGTCGGCGCCTGGACCGGCGTCCAGCTCGTCACCGAGGCCCTCCCCGAGGACCGCGCCCTCTCCGAGGAGATCGCCCGGCTCTACCAGCTGATCCTCCCCAACATCGCCAGCATCGGCGTCCTCGCCAAACTCGACACCTCCCCCTACCGGGCCGAACGGCTCCTGGACTCCGCCGCGGTGGAGGAGCCGGTGCACTGA
- a CDS encoding DUF6445 family protein: protein MPPRPPHPRRRAPHAPGTPALPVLPYRKPTLGRDYWILDDVLPDPDAVRARSLARTDWTEGYPHRPESWPGLRTMPALEAGELAHVERLVVKATGAERIWALDGAAGGTFNHNCVQVVGEGECEPRPHTDSRSMCRYAAVLYLNPDAPRSCGTSFYRQNLPGGVLGGNTVAAPHDNLAQALGARFVPPDSFTEDIAVPHRYNRLLLYTAHTIHSATGYWGSTLEDKRMTAVFFWMA, encoded by the coding sequence ATGCCCCCACGCCCCCCGCACCCCCGACGCCGCGCCCCGCACGCCCCGGGGACTCCGGCGCTCCCGGTCCTCCCCTACCGCAAGCCCACCCTCGGCCGCGACTACTGGATCCTGGACGACGTCCTGCCCGATCCGGACGCCGTGCGGGCACGCAGTCTGGCCAGGACCGACTGGACCGAGGGCTATCCGCACCGGCCCGAGAGCTGGCCGGGACTGCGGACCATGCCGGCCCTCGAAGCGGGCGAACTCGCCCATGTCGAGCGGCTGGTCGTGAAGGCGACCGGCGCCGAGCGGATCTGGGCGCTCGACGGTGCCGCCGGCGGAACGTTCAACCACAACTGCGTCCAGGTCGTCGGCGAGGGCGAGTGCGAGCCGCGCCCGCACACCGACTCCCGCAGCATGTGCCGTTACGCCGCCGTCCTCTACCTCAACCCGGACGCGCCCCGGTCCTGCGGAACCAGCTTCTACCGCCAGAACCTGCCCGGCGGCGTCCTCGGCGGCAACACGGTGGCCGCGCCCCACGACAACCTGGCCCAGGCCCTCGGCGCCCGGTTCGTACCGCCGGACTCCTTCACCGAGGACATCGCCGTCCCGCACCGCTACAACCGGCTGCTGCTCTACACCGCGCACACGATCCACAGCGCCACCGGCTACTGGGGCAGCACGCTGGAGGACAAGCGCATGACGGCGGTCTTCTTCTGGATGGCGTGA
- a CDS encoding contact-dependent growth inhibition system immunity protein encodes MSLNPAEHDRKYGELDQVVRAHLGLGPHVPEAVDAYLRQTWRTRPWAIAVAAGQLRAYADNPPGRLRLRLGEYYRLPDLGLAPEEVHGWLTGLADRLDASLEAGQAPPPAAPGTPWEWRARFPELAQLLGGWFSQDMPEEFGDHEAALADYLEGTDPGLVAQLTGELHELLALPLGEDGLALALVALGAEVQPPAPYTPGAWLTALALGLRGPGGAPPA; translated from the coding sequence GTGTCCCTGAACCCCGCCGAACACGACCGGAAGTACGGCGAGCTCGACCAGGTCGTCCGGGCCCATCTGGGGCTCGGTCCGCACGTGCCCGAGGCCGTGGACGCCTATCTGCGGCAGACCTGGCGCACGCGTCCCTGGGCCATCGCCGTCGCCGCCGGGCAGCTGCGCGCCTACGCGGACAACCCGCCCGGCCGGCTGCGGCTGCGGCTCGGCGAGTACTACCGGCTGCCCGACCTGGGGCTGGCCCCCGAGGAGGTCCACGGCTGGCTGACGGGGCTGGCCGACCGGCTCGACGCGTCCCTGGAGGCCGGGCAGGCACCGCCGCCGGCCGCGCCCGGGACGCCCTGGGAGTGGCGGGCCCGCTTCCCCGAGCTGGCGCAGCTGCTGGGCGGCTGGTTCTCGCAGGACATGCCCGAGGAGTTCGGCGACCACGAGGCCGCGCTCGCCGACTATCTGGAGGGCACGGACCCGGGCCTGGTGGCCCAGCTGACCGGGGAGCTGCACGAGCTCCTCGCGCTGCCGCTCGGCGAGGACGGCCTCGCCCTGGCCCTGGTAGCCCTCGGCGCGGAGGTCCAGCCCCCGGCCCCGTACACCCCGGGCGCGTGGCTCACCGCGCTGGCCCTGGGGCTGCGCGGGCCGGGCGGGGCGCCGCCGGCCTGA
- a CDS encoding S1 family peptidase produces MFSLKPPHRRTARIAAAGVLAAATCATLMAGSASAIVNGKDSTQSYPFMVSIPESAPEHGLHDGNCGGSLIDRQWVLTAAHCLKGDGLELEGIVRIGGDHRTSGGTVRKIDRTFNHPGYVNGDGRAANKDDIALIRLDRPVTEQPVRIAHRPGGPGTPTRIMGFGTTVDTEFAFPDRLQELDTRRGAASECAPGYADRTRLCTISRVPKAMACFGDSGGPQVQRGRDGRWELIGVTSGPGASGVPCSEGPGLYTSAPAYAHWIQKVQKTVRNERAPHAAPTESRTR; encoded by the coding sequence TTGTTCAGCCTGAAGCCCCCGCACCGCCGCACCGCACGCATCGCCGCCGCCGGTGTCCTCGCCGCCGCCACCTGCGCCACCCTGATGGCCGGAAGCGCCTCGGCGATCGTCAACGGAAAGGACTCCACGCAGAGTTACCCGTTCATGGTGTCGATCCCCGAGTCGGCCCCCGAGCACGGCCTCCACGACGGCAACTGCGGCGGTTCGCTGATCGACCGGCAGTGGGTGCTGACGGCGGCCCACTGCCTGAAGGGCGACGGCCTCGAACTGGAGGGCATCGTCCGGATCGGCGGCGACCACCGCACGTCCGGCGGCACCGTCCGGAAGATCGACCGCACCTTCAACCACCCCGGTTACGTCAACGGCGACGGCAGGGCCGCCAACAAGGACGACATCGCCCTGATCCGGCTCGACCGCCCGGTCACCGAGCAGCCCGTCCGGATCGCGCACCGGCCGGGCGGGCCGGGCACCCCGACCCGGATCATGGGCTTCGGCACCACCGTCGACACCGAGTTCGCGTTCCCGGACCGGCTCCAGGAGCTGGACACCCGCAGGGGCGCCGCCTCCGAGTGCGCTCCGGGCTACGCGGACCGGACCCGGCTGTGCACGATCAGCCGCGTGCCGAAGGCGATGGCCTGCTTCGGCGACTCCGGCGGCCCGCAGGTCCAGAGGGGCCGGGACGGGCGCTGGGAGCTCATCGGCGTGACCTCGGGCCCCGGCGCCTCCGGGGTGCCGTGCTCGGAGGGGCCGGGCCTCTACACGAGCGCGCCCGCCTACGCGCACTGGATCCAGAAGGTCCAGAAGACCGTCAGGAACGAGCGGGCTCCTCACGCAGCCCCCACGGAGTCCCGTACGCGGTGA
- a CDS encoding RNase A-like domain-containing protein: MSTPGLPQPTTTPVPGQGGQGAPAPQATPSPQANASPAAPGQQAPAHPPAQLPPPQPPPVTSPWTAAGVIDVQPLQLYQVSAALAFEQDSFHKALVQLLTAHTGYTRVGGSGSAASEFATEYAKVVALLMDTHAKAVLAIGGAAIGFTTTANNFGQADAATHPGSPPFTPHPPPTVLFLKPMYSPPPPFGVMDGNAVDDFLDVFDGGIAGDLMRKVVEEALRTGRALEILPLPNYLRVNEVSQLWLGYQMSIGTVQGQLGSTVDGITDHNNADWHAAMRQFVSSLWGTTHWGQRTAGYEWGHKPPTGPGTSLPVFGVLSTTAEQLAEVTRLYAEAAQRVRADLRGILHRAFKQAFVVLDVTDLRGSLKHFFDRLKKLSKGLLAAVLLNIDTAAVNRAVDAYEAQLRAQVGTLRGLIAPLEEAGRAAPTFQSEEARAEAYGARSLFEFDRKIYPVNPEAWNPNNHFQVDLAAMEWETNEFQPHPPWAPREGKEAHTVDRHVGLSPEQLIHRLRDQGGDDASTFSNLPSAREYVNAAVNDPAKKSELEAWMRKQEQKVADRTFDPNSVKAWDFPVKDAYGNPVVIGTSVSQADFAARGYAAPVTGVHTVHVALAYSPESKSFYVMTAYPKAP, translated from the coding sequence ATGAGCACCCCCGGGCTGCCCCAGCCGACGACGACCCCCGTGCCCGGCCAGGGCGGCCAGGGCGCACCCGCGCCGCAGGCCACGCCGTCGCCCCAGGCCAACGCGTCGCCGGCCGCGCCCGGGCAGCAGGCTCCGGCGCACCCGCCCGCGCAGCTGCCGCCGCCGCAGCCGCCCCCGGTCACCAGTCCCTGGACGGCCGCCGGGGTCATCGACGTGCAGCCGCTCCAGCTCTACCAGGTCTCCGCCGCCCTCGCCTTCGAGCAGGACTCGTTCCACAAGGCGCTGGTCCAGCTCCTGACCGCCCACACCGGATACACCCGCGTGGGCGGCTCAGGCTCCGCCGCGTCGGAGTTCGCCACCGAGTACGCCAAGGTGGTCGCCCTCCTGATGGACACCCACGCCAAGGCCGTGCTCGCCATCGGCGGAGCCGCCATCGGCTTCACCACGACCGCCAACAACTTCGGCCAGGCGGACGCCGCGACCCACCCGGGCAGCCCGCCCTTCACACCCCACCCGCCGCCGACGGTGCTCTTCCTCAAGCCGATGTACTCTCCCCCACCGCCCTTCGGCGTCATGGACGGCAACGCGGTCGACGACTTCCTCGACGTCTTCGACGGCGGCATCGCCGGCGACCTCATGCGGAAGGTCGTCGAGGAGGCCCTGCGCACCGGGCGCGCCCTGGAGATCCTTCCGCTGCCGAACTACCTCCGCGTCAACGAGGTCTCCCAGCTCTGGCTCGGCTACCAGATGAGCATCGGCACCGTCCAGGGGCAGCTCGGCAGCACCGTCGACGGCATCACCGACCACAACAACGCCGACTGGCACGCCGCCATGCGCCAGTTCGTCTCCTCCCTGTGGGGCACCACGCACTGGGGACAGCGCACGGCCGGCTACGAGTGGGGGCACAAGCCGCCGACCGGCCCCGGCACCAGCCTCCCCGTCTTCGGCGTCCTGTCGACCACCGCCGAGCAACTGGCCGAGGTGACCCGGCTCTACGCGGAGGCCGCCCAGCGGGTCCGGGCCGACCTGCGCGGCATTCTCCACCGCGCGTTCAAGCAGGCCTTCGTCGTCCTCGACGTCACCGACCTCAGAGGCTCCCTCAAGCACTTCTTCGACCGGCTCAAGAAGCTGTCGAAGGGGCTGCTCGCCGCGGTGCTCCTCAACATCGACACGGCCGCGGTCAACCGGGCGGTCGACGCGTACGAGGCGCAGCTGCGCGCCCAGGTCGGCACGCTGCGGGGTCTGATCGCGCCCCTGGAGGAGGCCGGGCGCGCGGCGCCCACCTTCCAGTCGGAGGAGGCACGGGCGGAGGCGTACGGCGCGCGTTCGCTGTTCGAGTTCGACCGCAAGATCTACCCGGTCAACCCGGAGGCCTGGAATCCGAACAACCACTTCCAGGTCGACCTGGCGGCGATGGAGTGGGAGACCAACGAGTTCCAGCCGCACCCGCCGTGGGCGCCGCGCGAGGGCAAGGAGGCCCACACGGTCGACAGGCACGTCGGGCTCAGCCCGGAGCAGCTGATCCACCGACTGCGCGACCAGGGCGGCGACGACGCCTCGACCTTCAGCAACCTGCCGTCCGCCCGGGAGTACGTCAACGCGGCGGTGAACGACCCCGCCAAGAAGTCCGAGCTGGAAGCCTGGATGCGCAAGCAGGAGCAGAAGGTCGCCGACAGGACCTTCGATCCCAACTCCGTCAAGGCCTGGGACTTCCCGGTCAAGGACGCCTACGGGAATCCCGTCGTCATCGGCACCTCCGTCAGCCAGGCGGACTTCGCGGCTCGGGGCTACGCCGCGCCGGTGACCGGCGTGCACACCGTTCACGTGGCCCTCGCCTACTCGCCCGAGTCGAAGTCCTTCTACGTGATGACCGCCTATCCGAAGGCCCCCTAG
- a CDS encoding RNase A-like domain-containing protein → MTAPSVRARADRAATYPDRETEQWATRQVVTLNEQVIHRWLAQSTRRRLVVEATWPSRPEPVGTVLTFGMMLTGQPPVPVRGARVVLLRDPPGDAGPYGFTVHASFPVHL, encoded by the coding sequence ATGACCGCGCCCTCCGTGCGCGCCCGGGCCGACCGGGCGGCGACCTATCCGGACCGCGAGACCGAGCAGTGGGCGACGCGGCAGGTCGTCACCCTCAACGAGCAGGTCATCCACCGGTGGCTGGCCCAGTCCACCCGGCGGCGCCTGGTCGTCGAGGCGACGTGGCCCTCGCGCCCCGAGCCGGTGGGCACGGTGCTGACCTTCGGCATGATGCTGACGGGTCAGCCGCCGGTCCCCGTGCGGGGGGCCCGTGTCGTGCTGCTGCGGGACCCGCCCGGGGACGCCGGTCCGTACGGCTTCACCGTCCACGCCAGCTTCCCCGTCCACCTGTAG
- a CDS encoding saccharopine dehydrogenase family protein, which produces MRVLLVGAGGVGTAVTRIAARRDFLAHMVVADYDPARAEAAVAALPERADRFSARRLDASDAEAVRRVLVEERCDVLLNATDPRFVMPLFEAALAAGAHYVDMAMSLSVPHPSAPHEECGVKLGDEQFARAGEWERAGRLALVGMGVEPGLSDVFARYAADELFDGIDEIGVRDGANLTVEGHDFAPSFSIWTTIEECLNPPVVYEKGRGWFTTAPFSEPEVFDFPEGIGPVECVNVEHEEVLLIPRWVDARRVTFKYGLGDDFITKLKTLHELGLDATAKVTVPGADGPVEVSPRDVVAACLPDPATLGDRMKGKTCAGTWVKGTRDGAAREVYLYHVVDNEWSMREYGSQAVVWQTAVNPVIALELLASGAWKGSGVLGPEALPPRPFLDLLTAYGTPWGLREEPARS; this is translated from the coding sequence ATGCGCGTACTTCTCGTGGGTGCGGGCGGCGTCGGAACCGCCGTCACCCGGATCGCGGCCCGCCGGGACTTCCTTGCCCACATGGTCGTCGCCGACTACGACCCGGCCCGTGCCGAGGCGGCCGTCGCCGCGCTCCCGGAGCGGGCGGACCGGTTCAGCGCCCGCCGCCTGGACGCCTCCGACGCGGAGGCGGTGCGCCGCGTCCTCGTCGAGGAGCGCTGCGACGTGCTGCTCAACGCCACCGATCCGCGGTTCGTGATGCCGCTCTTCGAGGCGGCGCTCGCCGCCGGCGCGCACTACGTGGACATGGCGATGTCCCTGTCCGTGCCGCACCCCTCCGCGCCGCACGAGGAGTGCGGCGTGAAGCTCGGGGACGAGCAGTTCGCCCGGGCCGGGGAGTGGGAGCGGGCCGGCCGCCTCGCGCTCGTCGGCATGGGCGTCGAGCCGGGCCTCTCGGACGTCTTCGCCCGGTACGCCGCCGACGAGCTCTTCGACGGGATCGACGAGATCGGCGTCCGCGACGGCGCGAACCTCACCGTCGAGGGCCACGACTTCGCGCCCTCCTTCAGCATCTGGACCACCATCGAGGAGTGCCTCAACCCGCCCGTCGTGTACGAGAAGGGCCGCGGCTGGTTCACCACGGCGCCGTTCAGCGAGCCCGAGGTCTTCGACTTCCCCGAGGGCATCGGGCCGGTCGAGTGCGTCAACGTCGAGCACGAGGAGGTGCTGCTGATCCCGCGCTGGGTCGACGCCCGGCGCGTCACCTTCAAGTACGGCCTCGGCGACGACTTCATCACCAAGCTGAAGACCCTGCACGAGCTGGGCCTCGACGCCACGGCCAAGGTCACCGTCCCCGGCGCGGACGGGCCGGTCGAGGTCTCCCCGCGCGACGTCGTCGCCGCGTGCCTGCCCGACCCGGCCACGCTGGGCGACCGCATGAAGGGCAAGACCTGCGCGGGCACCTGGGTCAAGGGCACCAGGGACGGCGCCGCGCGGGAGGTGTACCTGTATCACGTGGTCGACAACGAGTGGTCGATGCGCGAGTACGGTTCCCAGGCCGTCGTCTGGCAGACGGCCGTCAACCCGGTGATCGCGCTCGAACTCCTCGCGAGCGGTGCGTGGAAGGGCAGCGGCGTGCTGGGCCCCGAGGCACTGCCGCCGCGGCCCTTCCTCGACCTGCTCACCGCGTACGGGACTCCGTGGGGGCTGCGTGAGGAGCCCGCTCGTTCCTGA
- a CDS encoding DedA family protein, translating into MDKIALTAGALYVIVLLRAGGTFAVGWLAGAGARRSRFAGRISSARFQRAERAIQRWGAPVVAVSFLTVGFQTAANFLAGSMRMPLPRYLPALFLGGAAWALIYATAGLGVLEVLGRLFAEHTALGVSAVAALLLAAGGLVAYRRRRTAPAAASSGTATDAS; encoded by the coding sequence GTGGATAAGATCGCGCTCACGGCCGGAGCCCTCTACGTCATCGTCCTGCTGCGCGCCGGAGGGACCTTCGCCGTCGGCTGGCTGGCCGGGGCCGGCGCCCGCCGCAGCAGGTTCGCCGGGCGCATCTCCTCGGCGAGGTTCCAGCGCGCCGAGCGGGCGATCCAGCGCTGGGGCGCCCCGGTGGTGGCCGTCTCCTTCCTGACCGTCGGCTTCCAGACCGCCGCCAACTTCCTCGCGGGCAGCATGCGCATGCCGCTGCCGCGCTACCTCCCCGCCCTGTTCCTGGGCGGAGCGGCCTGGGCGCTGATCTACGCGACCGCGGGACTCGGCGTCCTCGAGGTACTGGGCCGCCTCTTCGCCGAGCACACGGCCCTCGGGGTGTCCGCCGTGGCCGCCCTGCTCCTCGCGGCGGGCGGGCTGGTGGCCTACCGCAGGAGGAGGACGGCCCCCGCCGCCGCCTCCTCCGGCACCGCGACCGACGCGTCGTGA
- a CDS encoding VOC family protein — MVLALQNVAIDCTDAYELARFWSRVTGGPLDPDARPGDRETQVTPEKGPVLYFNQVPEAKTVKNRVHLCLRPETSRDPEVEWLLGIGATLVGDHRNPDGTGWAVLADPEGNEFCVLRSDSDRATAPTP; from the coding sequence ATGGTTTTGGCACTGCAGAACGTCGCGATCGACTGTACGGACGCCTACGAACTGGCCCGCTTCTGGAGCAGGGTGACCGGTGGGCCCCTGGATCCGGACGCCCGCCCCGGCGACCGGGAGACCCAGGTGACGCCGGAGAAGGGGCCGGTCCTGTACTTCAACCAGGTGCCCGAGGCCAAGACGGTCAAGAACCGGGTGCACCTCTGCCTGCGCCCGGAGACCTCCCGCGACCCGGAGGTGGAGTGGCTGCTCGGCATCGGCGCCACCCTCGTCGGCGACCACCGCAACCCCGACGGCACCGGCTGGGCGGTCCTGGCCGACCCCGAGGGCAACGAGTTCTGCGTCCTGCGGAGCGACTCCGACCGGGCCACCGCGCCGACCCCCTGA
- a CDS encoding WXG100 family type VII secretion target, with protein MAIDPDLDVTEGDLTRLADDLDAMREHLDGQVRRMDALVDRAEARWRSPAATAYRTLHREAGADAVRIREILGVLEQAVRMSRDGFTRQELDTLRRLRAESSSVDAAAEVRALSGEGPGAGAGGPEGPRSRISDL; from the coding sequence GTGGCCATCGATCCCGACCTGGACGTGACGGAGGGGGACCTCACCCGGCTCGCGGACGACCTGGACGCGATGCGGGAGCACCTCGACGGCCAGGTGCGGCGCATGGACGCCCTCGTCGACCGGGCCGAGGCCCGCTGGCGCAGCCCGGCGGCGACGGCGTACCGGACACTGCACCGGGAGGCCGGCGCGGACGCCGTACGGATCAGGGAGATCCTGGGGGTCCTGGAGCAGGCGGTGCGGATGAGCCGGGACGGCTTCACCCGCCAGGAACTGGACACCCTGCGGCGGCTGCGGGCGGAGAGCTCCTCGGTGGACGCGGCGGCGGAGGTGCGCGCCCTGTCCGGCGAGGGCCCCGGCGCCGGGGCGGGCGGGCCGGAGGGCCCGCGCAGCAGGATCAGCGACCTCTAG
- a CDS encoding glucose 1-dehydrogenase: MTPLNHTHSDLLAGKVVLVTGASSGIGAAAARVFSREGATVVLAARREDRLAELTGDIRAKGAEAGYVVCDVTRPGDAARAVAYAETRYGRLDAAFNNAGIGGDRTPLHLMGDDVYDTVMDVNVRGIWNCLRPEIAAMLRHGGGAIVNNSSVAGLVAIPAAAPYIAAKHAVVGLTRAAADEYAQQGIRVNAVAPGTTRSEITEDWFRRNPGLERTVNSMTPQGRTAAPEEIAAAAAWLLSDRCPFLTGTVLPVDGGFVNQ, encoded by the coding sequence ATGACACCTCTGAACCACACGCACAGCGACCTCCTCGCCGGGAAGGTCGTCCTCGTCACCGGAGCGAGCAGCGGCATCGGCGCCGCGGCGGCCCGGGTGTTCTCCCGCGAAGGCGCGACGGTGGTCCTCGCCGCGCGCCGGGAGGACCGCCTGGCCGAACTCACCGGGGACATACGGGCCAAGGGCGCCGAAGCCGGGTACGTCGTCTGCGACGTCACCCGGCCCGGCGACGCGGCCCGGGCCGTCGCCTACGCCGAGACGCGGTACGGGCGCCTCGACGCGGCCTTCAACAACGCGGGCATCGGCGGCGACCGCACCCCGCTGCACCTCATGGGCGACGACGTCTACGACACCGTCATGGACGTCAACGTACGCGGGATCTGGAACTGCCTGCGGCCCGAGATCGCCGCCATGCTCCGGCACGGCGGGGGCGCGATCGTCAACAACAGCAGCGTGGCCGGGCTGGTGGCCATCCCGGCCGCCGCGCCCTACATCGCGGCCAAGCACGCCGTGGTCGGCCTCACCCGGGCGGCGGCGGACGAGTACGCCCAGCAGGGCATCCGGGTCAACGCCGTCGCCCCCGGCACCACCCGCAGCGAGATCACCGAGGACTGGTTCCGGCGCAATCCCGGCCTGGAACGCACGGTCAACTCGATGACCCCGCAGGGCCGTACGGCGGCACCCGAGGAGATCGCCGCCGCGGCGGCCTGGCTCCTCAGCGACCGCTGCCCGTTCCTGACCGGGACGGTGCTGCCGGTGGACGGCGGTTTCGTCAACCAGTAG
- a CDS encoding TetR/AcrR family transcriptional regulator, translating into MPKKVVPEAERRRRRPTRRGTVLSEELIVATALRMLREHGASGLTARRLGSALGADPSTLYRYFAGLDDLTRAIGEVLMGRALDSWTPTGAWRADLRALGLAVHASYLAHPQAAVLTASRVTGRPREIAVDETVLGILRGAGFSDADAVGVYHAFIDLALAFAALDAGALTIKDEARAADEDMWSTTYARLPATTHPHIAATAHLLADRMNDSAYPVLLDTLLERAEARLAEGTADDGA; encoded by the coding sequence ATGCCGAAGAAGGTGGTCCCGGAGGCGGAACGCCGCCGCCGGCGCCCGACGCGCCGGGGCACGGTCCTCTCCGAGGAGCTGATCGTGGCGACCGCGCTCCGGATGCTCCGCGAGCACGGCGCCTCCGGCCTGACCGCGCGCCGTCTGGGCAGCGCCCTCGGGGCGGACCCGAGCACCCTCTACCGCTACTTCGCCGGCCTGGACGACCTGACCCGTGCGATCGGCGAGGTCCTGATGGGGCGCGCCCTGGACAGCTGGACGCCCACGGGTGCCTGGCGCGCCGACCTGCGCGCCCTCGGCCTGGCCGTCCACGCCTCCTACCTGGCCCACCCCCAGGCCGCCGTGCTGACCGCCAGCCGGGTCACCGGGCGCCCGCGCGAGATCGCCGTGGACGAGACGGTCCTCGGCATCCTGCGCGGCGCGGGCTTCTCCGACGCCGACGCGGTGGGCGTCTACCACGCCTTCATCGACCTGGCCCTGGCGTTCGCCGCCCTGGACGCGGGCGCGCTGACCATCAAGGACGAGGCCCGGGCGGCGGACGAGGACATGTGGTCCACCACCTACGCCCGCCTCCCCGCCACCACCCACCCCCACATCGCCGCCACCGCCCACCTCCTGGCCGACCGGATGAACGACAGCGCCTACCCGGTCCTCCTGGACACCTTGCTGGAGCGCGCGGAGGCCCGGCTGGCGGAGGGGACGGCGGACGACGGGGCCTAG
- a CDS encoding WXG100 family type VII secretion target yields MTDDGSISVDIAALREIAGDLEDILRRLDERLSALYDRTVPVVLAWKGEAREAFVDELDRWDRQMTDLRAAQAWLHAIASTGHANYAAAQRATLRGWGGA; encoded by the coding sequence ATGACCGACGACGGCTCGATCTCCGTCGACATCGCCGCGCTGCGCGAGATCGCGGGCGATCTGGAGGACATCCTCCGCAGGCTCGACGAGCGCCTGAGCGCGCTGTACGACCGTACGGTGCCGGTCGTCCTCGCCTGGAAGGGCGAGGCGAGGGAGGCCTTCGTGGACGAACTCGACCGCTGGGACCGGCAGATGACGGACCTGCGCGCGGCGCAGGCGTGGCTGCACGCCATCGCGTCCACGGGCCACGCCAACTACGCGGCCGCCCAGCGGGCCACCCTGCGCGGCTGGGGCGGTGCCTGA
- a CDS encoding ArsR/SmtB family transcription factor, translated as MAADAGGFTDPPAEVLAEAAAAFGLLSSPSRLHIVWALAQGESDVTGLAERVGGALPAVSQHLTKLKLAGLVRARREGRRQVYFVDDPEVVTVVRVMVGQLTARTDRTPTLVRRSGHGA; from the coding sequence GTGGCGGCAGACGCGGGCGGTTTCACGGACCCTCCTGCCGAGGTGCTGGCCGAGGCGGCCGCCGCCTTCGGACTGCTGTCCTCGCCCTCGCGGCTGCACATCGTCTGGGCGCTCGCCCAGGGCGAGAGCGACGTGACCGGGCTCGCGGAGCGGGTGGGCGGCGCGCTGCCCGCGGTCAGCCAGCACCTGACCAAACTGAAGCTGGCGGGCCTGGTGCGGGCCCGGCGCGAGGGACGGCGGCAGGTCTACTTCGTCGACGACCCGGAGGTCGTGACCGTGGTCCGCGTGATGGTCGGCCAGCTCACCGCCCGTACCGACCGGACCCCCACGCTCGTACGACGCAGCGGACACGGTGCCTGA